From the Hevea brasiliensis isolate MT/VB/25A 57/8 chromosome 13, ASM3005281v1, whole genome shotgun sequence genome, the window AAGATTCTGTTCAAGGTTATCATGGGCTACAGTTGATAGACGCTTGAATCTTTATATGTTAATCATTCCCCAAAAAACTCCTTATGCATGCAggtgaaattattttatttgttcATAACATCCGGCTCAAATTGTAGGTACAATTACCTGTTTGTAAGCTCAAAGTGTGACTTGATGAGCTATTAGTAGAACTTGTAACACTGCTGTCATCTCTAATGCTTCCATTTGTCTCCAAATCTGATGGCCGGATGGATGACAATTTTCCTTTTGAAACAGCATAGACTGTACAAAAATTTGGGGTGCATGTGGAGATTCTAGAGGACAGATCATTTCCTTTGAGTTTCCTGAAAAAAATATCTTGTCAACAAGAGTTTCTTGAAAATGAGAATCCACAGCAAAAGAACTATGATATGATTATGGTCAGTGTTCTTTCATCTTGCAGTATTTCTGTTCTCCACAATTACCACAAAAAGTAAACAGCTCTATGTTCCTTCATCTTCTTGTATCCATAGGCATTCTGTTTCCAAATATCGAAAGTAAGATACTTGGTATAGCACTGCCGCATACAATCTGGAATTGTTCAGTCATCATTAATTGATATTATCACTTTAATTTCCATTAACATCAGGATTTTGTATGATGAAATTATACTTCTGTTTGCACAAATCATGAAACCTTCTCTACTTTTGGAGACTTTCTGAACAGACTTATAAACCAACAATGATGTGAGGCTTAGATCTTTTTCTAATCCAGTTGTCACTGGTTATGTGACTGTTACAtaacaaattataattcaaagcaGCACTAGATATTCGTAGAAAATGGGCAGATATAACAGGCATTCTAGCATTCAAGTTTGAACATAATTAAGGAATGCTAGCACAATAATTGGATTTTACACCATCTATGTACCTTGTAAACATGCCACAAGAAGAAGCTCCAATAACAAGCTTCTTGATAGTGCACTTAGCAACTTCCTCTGCTATTGCATTAGCCACATCATCTGATTCAATCACGATAACATCTACTTGCACCTATATCCAGAAGGGAGGCTTTTAAGTTCTAGTTTTTCAACATTCACTTACAAAACTCAACCCTACCACCTAACACccaggggagagagagagagagagagagggacctTTCTCTGAGTACACATGTTTTTATAAGGAAGAAGCATTTGATTTGCCTGCCACTCCTTTTCCTTCTTATAAGCTGCTGCTACATCCTCTCGTACTTGTGATATAGGAATCGAATTTCCCACtgacaagaaaataaaatcagaTGGTCAGAAAAAGATAACCGAGTTAATTTTGATTAtgaatctcttcatctttctctttATCAAAGTTGATGTCTCAAATAGTTTTTCAGACGATATTCCCATGAAAATAAACCCCCAAACATAACCATCTGTATCCCTTTTTCCAACATTCTGATACGAGAACACGCATCCTTCCAGTCTATTCAAATCTACAATCATTTGCAAAAACATTAACATCAATCTAGAATTAGTTAGCGTGGTTTTCCCCCATTTTGCAAAAACATTAACATCAATCTAGAATTAGTTAGCGTGGTTTTCCCCCTTTCTTGGGAAACAAACAGAAGAGAAGTAGCTTACTTGGCGTAGGGACACTAGTAATCTTGGGGCAAACATGCAACAACTTGAACAAAACCTTTTCCTCTTgaatgaacttttccaatgcccatTTCACAACATGTTTGCTTTTGGTTTTTCCATTGATAGCCATCCCAACAGTTAAAGACAGTGGTGGAGGCAACCCAAGTACTTTTTGAGCCTCAATTATTTCACTTCCCTCCATTACTCAGCCACTGCTTTATGACACCCAATTGTCTATGCCACTAGAATAAAAACCATAATTGAAGTTAGTAATTAGTAACACAAAACTGGACAACATTCAAAACCAATTGGAGACTTTGAAGCACGCcaataaaatttgaattttacCCCAAATTTACTCATGTAACTCAAAAATGATATAAAGCTTAACCTACCGGGAAGAAATTACAGAACCAATTACTTTCAACAGacactgcaaaaaaaaaaaaaaaaaaaaaaggttgaagATAATGGCTAGAGAGAGAGATGAAGAATTAGAAATTAGAATCAGATATCATGTCAAAACATCCTTGCTTTGCAAAGGGCAAAAAATCTTAAATTTTGAAGGATTTTTCCAGAAAACGCAGTAGTGGACTGGGAACTATACAAAATCAAACGCGTTTAAACACAGACAACATTCGACTCCAAGGGAAAAAAATACGTGAAAACCCAGAAATACAtacagaagaagaagagcagaggaagtctcaaaacaagaGACAGACGGAAATTGTACATACCAGTAGTTCAGAACGTCGAACCCTTGTCTGTCTGGAGCTCGTTTCGGATTGTAGAATAGAAACCCATCATTCATATCCAATTCAAACTTTTGAATAAACTTGAACTCTGACGTTTCGAGGCTTTTATATACTACAACTGGAAATAAAGAAATTATGGTTAGTTTAGGGAAGGTAGATGACGCAAAACAGAGTACCCAACAAGGAAGGATAAATTGCCTCTAAAAAATGAAGGCAACCGAGCCGTGAGGCATTTGCTCATCTCTGACAATAACCATCATTCTCTATCaatctatatttttaaattaaactgtgTTATCACAATTTCTATTGATGCAATGAAATGATTATTGTCAAAGGGGCAAAATGTCCTGGTTTCTTTGTTTTACTTGTGGAATTTTTGTTGCCACCCAAGCGATTGTTGTTTGGCTCTTAACAAGACcaaaatttttttatcttttcCTTAGCATAGGGTGATTATTTTAAGAAGCAACAAAGAAGATTGTTTCTTTTACGCTTGGTACCACTGTATTAGCAGTTAAGATTCAAGAGAGTTGGCTGGGACCAGACTCAGTGTTCTCCGCAAGAAACTAAAAAAGATTAACACCTTCCAACGACCCCTGTCATTACCTGCCAAGGAAATATTTAAAGCATCTATCTACGAAATGAGGGAGAAACTTGTCCCACGTGAACCTGTCCGTCTCTTTatctaataaatccaataataaagcaATCACAGAAGTACACAGCTTTTTCACTCCCTTCCACGAAGGTAACCAGTACGATTTGGAAGTATAAAATGCATTCAAACAAAAGACAGGGCACGAGCATATATCACATTTAAGCAAAGGTCCAACGCGGTTTTAATTTCCTGGAAGaagaattttattaatttattttcggCGGAGTCAAATGAGAAAGATGATGTGAATTTGTTGACTTTGGGGGCTGAAATTTATTAGGTGTGCAATGAACTATGTAGGGCATAGTGCAGTGTACTTGTAGCACCTAGGTTTCCAGAACCCAGACCTGGAGGAGACGTGGTCAAAGTCGTCGCAAAGATCAAGATTCCTCTTTTATCCGGCTAAGATACTAAATAATCTTTTGATTTGATTCGCAAGTTTAGGCCAAAGCTTGGAAGACTTTTCCTTTTCTCCTCTAACTATCCAATCTAtatatttacataaatttatataaatattagtatttttttatgtgtattacatattatttatatttattatatatatttataacttattttttatataaaatttaaaaaaaaattcatgttaattaattaataaacttttaaattcataaaaaaaatttattcaaataagtataataatacaaaaaaattaaaaaaataaattaaatatttaaattgaaaattatgaaaatacataaaaaaaatcattttatatatatatatataatatttttcttaAATAGATTCTATCCAAGCAAAAGTAGCTATTATCTTGAAAAAAGATAATGAAAATCAAAACTTTATTGACACAAAAATCCTATTCAAggaaaaaaaatagtaaaaaaattatataactttttaaattttacttgattatataatttaccaTCTTTAAACTCGATTTTatgaataattttaaatatttatatatattttaagaatCATAAAGCTTTATTTAAAGGAATATTCGTGAATAATACAGTAATAAGAAAATCTGTCATGGTTCAAAGTATCTCTAGCAATAGCATGAACTGCTCTACTGACAAGCCTAAGAGAAAAAAAAGCCCGTTGTTGAAACAGTTTTTAACAACCAAGAATAACACTGCCAAACTCGAAAAGTCATCTACATCGATGTTCGTTGGATCTAGGAGTGGGTACTATTTATTTTCAAcggaataaattaaattaaattattttaatttattaatttaatttatttttaaattaaattaatttaatttaattttatattttaaaaattttatttattttgatatgattcaattttaaagagaaaaaaattgattgaatcaaattgaattggatagttttattatttttaaatttatttatttttatatgaaatatatgtaattttatatgtataaattatttaattttattaattaataattattaggttttaaattaagtttaaaattaaattaaataatttgaaaattaaatttaaattaaaaaataattaaaattcaaaaattgatatgTTTAAAtagaattgaattaaaatagagcgattcaattcaatttttcattcatttcaattcgatttgatttttaaaatttaatttaattttaataattttatctaattcgattcgatttgaaccgaatacTTAACCCTAACTAGGTCCGCATCATGCTTTTAACAGCCAAGACAACGCTTTCCTTAGGCTCATAGCCTCAGCAAGGTCAGGTGAGAGACATCCAACCCAATAACCAGTCACCCGCagcaataaatttttatattgttcatacatgataatataaattatttaaataaattaagaatccaCTTATGGTTAGGCAAACGGCTAACCTTTACCTGGTAGTCGccattttttactttttttttttttattattttttataacaaaACCCAGTCGCCATTGACCTGTTAGTATCATGCATTGAGGCTGATCTGGAATGGGCCCACTGGCAACGGAGAccacacatttttatttttttattttaagggaCCCGAAtccaatatttttaattttactattccaatttattattttactttaaaaattatatttattaactttttttttactttttaatctctttaatttttttatatattaatttcaattttattcaaattcttataatttaaaaagtataattatataatttctttattttttaatcttTATAATATTTGGtccttataataataataataataattattattattattatttatttacttttaatatattaattaaaaaagctTAATTTATATGGATAGAGAAAGTGAAGTgtagatgaaataaaaatataataattaattaatatatttttaaaataaaataattaaataattatttttattaatgataaatcagatccatttttattaaaattttgaagtgtattttttaaattattctcTAACAAAAtcgattaaaaaatattatttttatcacCTGAGTTaattttattagattttttttttgttgggtTGGGTTTTGTTTTGGGGGTGTGGAGCGCCGCGGGGAAGAGGAGGAATATAGAGGGTGCAAACCCAAATAATCAATCCTGATCAGAGACTAATCTTGGCCATGCCGCCCATTGTACATCACACAGAAGGAATTGAACAAATTCTTCTGGTGATAACCTTCTTCTCCTTGAACAGCTAAATTAGCGAAGCCATCAGCAATCATTCTCGACCTCCCATGGTAATACAGTACTATTTCAGAACTAATTCAGAACTCACTAATTCAGAACTAATTCAGAACCATGCTTGACTGCTGCATCTGCCTTTTAGAGCTCAAACACAGGGTCTACATTGCAAACATACAACTGAATTACCTTGGTTGCTTAAATATGATACCGGGAACGGTCCATCCTTGCAATCCTTTAACAATATGAAAATCTGATTGGGTAGCATTTGTCACCTTGTAGGCTTGGTTGCTATTATGGTTCTAAATGCAGTAATACATTAATTTGCACCTATAATTTGATGCAGAAAGCACTGGTTACAACAGTAAGGTACCTAACGGACACCAAGACGATAACTTCTTCCCTGAAAAGCCACTCCACCAGCGGAATTATTTGGCTGCTGTGCTGGAGTGGTTCCCTGAGAGTCTTCTGAAGGCCTGGTTCTGGTACCATTGAGACGGTAGCTTCTTCCTCGGAAAGCAACTCCTGCGGAGGGATCACGCTGCACTGGGGCATTTACTTGTGTCCCTTCACCCCAAAATGCAACCAGTTTGTGACTGGGAATCACATCATTAAGGACTATGCAAACAAGTTCATGAAAGCTTAAGTGCttaaacaatttctcaaatcattaGCATTGGTTGTGTACTATATGTTCATTTTGCTCTAATGCATATCCTCTATGCTTATGAAATCCTACAGTAGTTTTCCCCAAGAAACTAAATTGGAGATTACTTCATCTGCCAGGCATGCACTATAATAGATATCAGGAATAATTTTTGAGGAAAACAAAAGATAGGATACACCCAGAGAGGAGTCCTCAGGACGAAATTTCCACCAGAAAGAGGATGAAGCACTGTCAGGAAATAATATAGATGTCCAGCAACCATCCCCAGAATATCTGGCATCAATGGATTTCCGAAAATCAGATCCAGGGCTAGCATTGCCCATGGAAGATAGAATCCCTTCATTTCATAATGAATTACTGGATGTAAGCATACACATACATGTACTTAAGCATGTAATTTTAGCTCAAATGAaccaccaaaatgtggtatgattaaaacaagaactgtaattaattcTTAACCTACCTTCAACGACACAAGTCCATATATGTTGATACGTGCATTTGGGAATTCACGTGCCCAGACATAGACGATCataaaaaccaaggaaactcccaTGAAAGGAGACCAGAGCATTGGAACGGCTGCCATCACCTATGATCGAACAGTAGCACTTTATCATTGTCCGATTTCTATGTAGTTTAGTACTAAACAAACAACGGCAATATAAGAGTTTGCATCTGAAGGCTTGTATGAACTCATGACAAATTCTCAATTATACCATTTTATATTTTTGGTACGATCTGAATCATAATTATTCCAACTTACAAGAAGTGAAAGTGCTCCAAAGAAGAACATCCACACAAAGTCTGCAGTCCTCTTGTCAAAAGGTCCTCTTTCCAAAGAAACCCCATACCTTGCTCTATGAAATTTAAGTTAAGAAACATAGAAACAAAACTATTTGCTAAAAGAAGCAGATTGGCTGAACTGCAGAGCTAAATCACATATTAACTATAATTGTAATATATGAGATGAATTACTCACATCATTATAAGACGAAATGCAAAAGGAAATGAAAATGGCCCCAGAAAAAAGAAATTGGTAATCAGCCTCCATACCTGCACTCAACATCAACCAGAACTAAGCTTCTGGATATCTAAACACTTGATAATAAAAAAAAccctatataactagtagaatttTACCTGGAAACGTTTAATTACATCCTCATAAAAGAGTGCTATATTCCTGACGTTGTAAAGATGCAGATAGTAGGCAGCTGTGGTCATCAAACAAGCCACCCCATAGGTCTTGCTCACCGGTGGTAAAGAACGATAGTATCTGATGATTCCAATGTATAAGGAATTAGTCAATTTATATGTTTCTTTGCTATCAAAATTACATATAGAACGGAACAAGCAGAATTAAGAGAATAAAAAATATCAGCAAGAGACTATGTAAAGGATTCGGTTCACATAATAACAATATGTAAAATGCAAACATGAGATGATTCAAGTTTGAGTGATGTAGAGAGGGAAAGAGAGATTACTCTGCCGGCGTAGACATGTTGCAAAAACTAATGGTAGTGGTGGTAGATGGTGCGAGAGAAGAAGCAAAATTTCATAGTGTTTGACGTCTTCAGTGGAGGAGGCATTGGACGTTCCGAAAGAGAAGACTTTGACCCTTGTGGCCTTTCTCACGTCTTGAGCAAAACCATCGACGTACAGTTTAAGTTGACAGTGATTGGTAACACACGCATAAATGTCCCTTTGCCAAACTCATTTGTTCCAAAACTATGGATTTGTGAGATGAGAATTGTGATCAACTATTCAAACGCTGATTCACAGTTTCATATACACGCTCCAAAAATCCATAATGGTGGGTCTGAAGGATCTCAAGTGCGGAATGAGCTTCTAAAATGCATCAATTATGTACTAGGGGCACCTCAAATCTCAGAGATGAGAGAAAGCAGAGGCTAGCATTAATAGAAATTTCTCAGTATTTAGTTATTTACTATTTAGCGGTGACCTTTGTAAGATAAAAGACCCCATCCAAGACCAAGCATAATAAAAGGGAAAAAGTAACCTTTACTCAATAATGTTGACAATAAAACTATGTGGTTACAGAACATTTTGTTATTTTTTCTCCTTTTGCTCTCGGTTCTACCGTATACATAAGATGGAACGTTAAATCATCCCTAATCCTACAACTAATCTTTGATCTTTCTCCAAAATAGTATACAGTGACTTAAAATTCACAACCTCTGGAACTAAAGCCGCCTGTACAGCTCTCCAGATATCATTAAACTGATCTGTGATTGATAAAAGACTTAGTCATTGAACAGCTTGATTACATAAAGAAATCCATCTGATGGACAGTACTACTAAACTTCAGGACCAGAAGCAAATAAGCTAATAAGCCCTTGAAATACTTGTGCTGAGAGTTGGTGTGCTGGAAAGAGCTCGCCATCCAAATTCCAGACGCTCTCATTGCCAAACGAAGTAAATGTAAAAGCTGGGGTCTGTGAACAACAAACAAAATAATTAGGAGATTTTCACAAACATGAGATAGATGTTATGGACCAAAAGAAACGTACCTTATGGTGTTCTACAAACTCAAAATTCAGGGGTTTTCCACCTCTCTTTGCAAGCTGGGTAAGGTGCCTGCACATTTTGATCACGATTAATGGAAAAAAAGCATTGAAATTATCCAGTAAGGTACAAGCAATCCTTATTTTATTACAAATTGGACATAAGATGATAGAAAGGGAAAGAATGTTGAAACTCAGGAATATGAAGTATAAGTAGCTTTTTCTCTCCCCCTGAAATGTCTTGACATACAGCAGAGACAACAATTATGAGGCATGTTACTTAATAAAATACATTTATGGATGATCTGAACTAGAAAGAAATTAAGGGATCAATAGGAGGACATGACAAAAGGGAAAGCAAGTACATTTTCTCTTGTGCTTGGTAAAGTGCATTAGTGGCAGCAAGGCACTCCCATATTTATcgctt encodes:
- the LOC110669607 gene encoding derlin-1.2 isoform X1, which encodes MSTPAEYYRSLPPVSKTYGVACLMTTAAYYLHLYNVRNIALFYEDVIKRFQVWRLITNFFFLGPFSFPFAFRLIMIARYGVSLERGPFDKRTADFVWMFFFGALSLLVMAAVPMLWSPFMGVSLVFMIVYVWAREFPNARINIYGLVSLKGFYLPWAMLALDLIFGNPLMPDILGMVAGHLYYFLTVLHPLSGGNFVLRTPLWVHKLVAFWGEGTQVNAPVQRDPSAGVAFRGRSYRLNGTRTRPSEDSQGTTPAQQPNNSAGGVAFQGRSYRLGVR
- the LOC110669607 gene encoding derlin-1.2 isoform X2 — encoded protein: MSTPAEYYRSLPPVSKTYGVACLMTTAAYYLHLYNVRNIALFYEDVIKRFQVWRLITNFFFLGPFSFPFAFRLIMMYGVSLERGPFDKRTADFVWMFFFGALSLLVMAAVPMLWSPFMGVSLVFMIVYVWAREFPNARINIYGLVSLKGFYLPWAMLALDLIFGNPLMPDILGMVAGHLYYFLTVLHPLSGGNFVLRTPLWVHKLVAFWGEGTQVNAPVQRDPSAGVAFRGRSYRLNGTRTRPSEDSQGTTPAQQPNNSAGGVAFQGRSYRLGVR